From Blastochloris viridis, one genomic window encodes:
- a CDS encoding DsbE family thiol:disulfide interchange protein produces the protein MTSTEKTPAAPRRLRLALLPLGLFAALTTLFWVGLFSGDKSKIPSALIGKPVPAFALTPLPGSGLPGFGADTLNGQVTLVNVWASWCIPCREEHPQLVELAKDPRFKLYGLNYKDKDDNAKAFLGRFGNPYVAVGVDPSGRTGIDWGVYGVPETFVIGRDGTIRYKFIGPIMPDTLKSTLLPEIEKALAN, from the coding sequence ATGACCTCGACCGAAAAGACCCCTGCCGCCCCGCGCCGGCTGAGGCTCGCGCTGCTGCCGCTCGGCCTGTTCGCCGCGCTGACAACGCTGTTCTGGGTCGGGCTGTTCTCGGGCGACAAATCGAAGATTCCGTCCGCCCTGATCGGCAAGCCGGTGCCGGCGTTCGCGCTGACGCCGCTGCCGGGCAGCGGCCTGCCGGGGTTCGGCGCCGACACGCTGAATGGCCAGGTCACCTTGGTGAACGTGTGGGCGTCGTGGTGCATCCCCTGCCGTGAGGAGCACCCCCAGCTGGTCGAACTCGCCAAGGACCCGCGGTTCAAGCTTTATGGCCTGAACTACAAGGACAAGGACGACAACGCCAAGGCGTTCCTCGGCCGGTTCGGCAATCCCTATGTCGCGGTCGGTGTCGACCCGTCCGGCCGCACCGGCATCGATTGGGGCGTCTACGGCGTGCCGGAAACCTTCGTCATCGGCCGCGACGGCACCATTCGCTACAAGTTTATCGGCCCGATCATGCCGGACACGTTGAAATCGACGCTGCTGCCGGAGATCGAGAAGGCGCTGGCAAACTAG
- the ccmD gene encoding heme exporter protein CcmD, which translates to MIDLGPHALFIQLAWGAAVAITLGLIAWVMLDYRARRRELAKLEAVADARRRPAATTPKPAAAVEGAGLP; encoded by the coding sequence ATGATCGACCTTGGACCGCACGCCCTGTTCATCCAGCTCGCCTGGGGCGCCGCCGTGGCGATCACGCTCGGCCTGATCGCCTGGGTGATGCTCGACTATCGCGCCCGCCGCCGCGAACTCGCCAAGCTCGAGGCCGTGGCCGACGCCCGGCGCCGGCCGGCCGCGACGACGCCCAAGCCGGCGGCGGCGGTGGAAGGAGCCGGCCTGCCATGA